A stretch of the Panicum virgatum strain AP13 chromosome 9N, P.virgatum_v5, whole genome shotgun sequence genome encodes the following:
- the LOC120688557 gene encoding probable beta-1,3-galactosyltransferase 2 — translation MSFNKSRGVGIGGGGGDELVLRGSVSKKWTFLLCLGSFCIGLLFTNRMWTMPEPKEIIRRSTLELDKMNLVTGDCAPESIGDAKDIPGEVPRTQDVIQTLDKTISNLEMELASAKATQESMLSVAPASESTGKRKYFMVVGINTAFSSRKRRDSVRATWMPQGEKRRKMEEEKGIIIRFVIGHSATSGGILDRAIDAEDRKHGDFMRLDHVEGYLELAAKTKAYFIAAVSMWDAEYYIKVDDDVHVNIATLGNTLARHRSKPRVYVGCMKSGPVLAQKGVRYHEPEYWKFGEWGNKYFRHATGQLYAISKDLASYIALNQHVLHKYANEDVSLGAWFIGLDVEHVDDRRLCCGTPPDCEWKAQAGNVCVASFDWSCSGICKSADRIKEVHQRCGESENAIWNAKF, via the exons ATGAGCTTCAACAAGAGCAGGGGAGtggggatcggcggcggcggaggggacgaGCTGGTGCTGAGAGGCTCCGTCTCCAAGAAGTGGACCTTCCTCCTCTGCCTCGGCAGCTTCTGCATCGGCCTCCTCTTCACCAACAG GATGTGGACAATGCCGGAGCCGAAAGAGATCATCAGGAGGTCCACACTCGAACTTGACAAGATGAATCTTGTCACCGGTGACTGTGCTCCGGAAAGT ATCGGCGATGCAAAAGACATTCCTGGGGAGGTTCCAAGAACCCAAGATGTTATACA GACACTGGACAAAACGATATCAAACCTAGAAATGGAGCTAGCATCTGCAAAGGCGACACAGGAATCCATGCTCAGTGTCGCCCCAGCATCCGAATCAACAGGGAAGCGGAAATACTTCATGGTCGTTGGCATAAACACCGCGTTCAGCAGCCGGAAACGAAGAGATTCAGTCCGTGCTACATGGATGCCTCAAG gtgagaaaagaagaaagatggaggAAGAGAAGGGCATTATCATCCGCTTTGTCATCGGTCATAG TGCGACTTCTGGTGGTATACTTGATCGAGCAATTGATGCGGAGGACAGGAAACATGGGGACTTCATGAGGCTG GACCACGTTGAAGGGTACCTGGAGCTGGCAGCAAAGACCAAGGCGTACTTCATCGCTGCCGTGTCCATGTGGGATGCAGAGTACTACATCAAGGTCGACGACGACGTCCATGTAAATATAG CAACTCTTGGAAACACGTTAGCAAGACATCGTTCGAAGCCTCGAGTTTATGTTGGCTGCATGAAATCTGGCCCGGTGCTGGCTCAGAA GGGTGTAAGGTACCACGAGCCTGAATACTGGAAATTCGGCGAATGGGGGAACAAGTACTTCCGACACGCGACCGGTCAGCTCTACGCCATCTCCAAGGATCTGGCCTCCTACATAGCACTCAACCA GCATGTTCTGCACAAATACGCCAATGAGGATGTATCCCTGGGAGCCTGGTTCATCGGACTAGACGTCGAACACGTCGACGACCGCCGGCTTTGCTGCGGCACGCCACCGG ATTGCGAGTGGAAGGCTCAGGCAGGCAATGTGTGCGTTGCATCATTCGACTGGAGCTGCAGCGGCATCTGCAAATCTGCCGACCGGATCAAGGAAGTCCATCAGCGCTGCGGCGAGAGTGAGAATGCAATCTGGAATGCAAAGTTCTGA
- the LOC120688810 gene encoding translation initiation factor IF-2-like encodes MALARAPRGSLPLPPQSAAPTPATAVPGRPRVPPPLSWAASSAPPPPLALHPAGEGGGARLRQFLPASSHARMPLDGRPAVLIRARELRARRRAAAMASASATAAAAAADAHRAHGADVDTAGAGEGRAAVASAPPAALRPACLRRPHPRARAPCPPRPLLSAAPHRGRPAAAAPLRSRAASTTAAMVSTVVAELAGMEKREGVYVDDIVIIGDDVEEIKKLKERLGRAFEVKDLGPLRYFLGIEIAS; translated from the exons ATGGCGCTTGCGCGCGCCCCGCGgggctccctccccctccctccccagaGCGCGGCCCccacccccgccaccgccgtccctGGCCGCCCCCGAGTACCGCCCCCGCTGTCTTGGGCCGCCAGCTCTGCGCCCCCACCCCCGCTTGCTCTGCaccccgccggcgagggaggaggggcccgCCTACGGCAGTTCCTCCCCGCCTCCTCCCACGCCCGGATGCCGCTGGAcggccgccccgccgtcctCATCCGCGCGCGCGAGCTCCGTGCCCGGCGTAGAGCTGCGGCCATGGCGTCCgcgtccgccaccgccgcggccgccgccgccgatgcacACCGCGCGCACGGCGCCGATGTCGACACCGCTGGAGCAGGGGAAGGAcgagccgccgtcgcctccgcacCGCCCGCGGCGCTCCggccggcctgcctccgccgtcCTCATCCACGCGCGCGAGCTCCGTGCCCGCCGAGGCCGCtcctctccgccgcgccgcaccgcggTCGGCCAGCCGCGGCCGCTCCTCTCAGATCTCGCGCGGCCTCCACCACTGCGGCCATGGTCTCCACCGTCGTGGCCGAGCTTGCCGGCATggagaagagggagggag tttatgttgatgatatagtGATCATTGGGGATGATGTAGAAGAGATCAAAAAACTGAAGGAAAGGCTAGGTAGAGCCTTTGAGGTAAAGGATCTTGGACCACTTCGATATTTTCTTGGAATTGAGATTGCTAGCTAG